From the genome of Gracilinanus agilis isolate LMUSP501 chromosome 2, AgileGrace, whole genome shotgun sequence, one region includes:
- the SFXN3 gene encoding sideroflexin-3 yields MSELPLHINIHDPRWDQSTFVGRAKHFFTVTNPLNLLLSEEELNKARMIVMNYRAGIVTPGLTEEELWKAKYKYDSAFHPDTGEKVFIIGRMSAQVPMNMLISGGMLTFYRKVSTVVFWQWVNQSFNAIVNYSNRSGDAKITDTQLGIAYLSATSGAVVTALGLNSLTKHLPSMVGRFIPFTAVAAANCINIPLMRQREIEVGIPVTDDYGQRLGTSSKAAQLGIFQVVMSRIGMAIPALTIPPVIMSVWEKRKFLKQRPWLIGPLQVGLVGICLVFATPLCCGLFPQRSSIRVSWLEPELRDRIKKQNPNTEVVYFNKGL; encoded by the exons ATGAGTGAGTTACCCCTGCACATCAATATCCATGATCCTCGTTGGGACCAGTCTACCTTTGTGGGACGTGCTAAGCACTTCTTCACTGTCACCAACCCTTTGAACCTTCTACTATCTGAGGAAGAACTGAATAAAGCCCGAATGATTGTGATGAACTACAG GGCAGGGATCGTGACCCCTGGGCTGACTGAAGAGGAACTATGGAAGGCCAAGTATAAATATGACTCAGCCTTCCACCCTGACACTGGGGAAAAGGTCTTTATCATTGGCCGAATGTCAGCCCAAGTACCCATGAATATGCTGATCAGTGGTGGCATGCTCACCTTCTACAG GAAAGTTTCAACTGTGGTGTTCTGGCAGTGGGTGAACCAGTCCTTCAATGCTATTGTCAACTACTCCAATAGAAGTGGAGATGCAAAGATTACTGATAC GCAGCTGGGAATAGCTTACTTGAGTGCTACCAGTGGGGCTGTGGTCACTGCTCTGGGACTCAACTCCCTCACCAAA CATCTGCCTAGCATGGTTGGCCGCTTCATCCCATTCACAGCTGTGGCTGCTGCCAATTGCATCAACATCCCACTGATGAGGCAGAG GGAGATAGAGGTGGGGATCCCCGTGACTGATGATTATGGCCAGAGGTTAGGCACTTCCTCCAAGGCGGCTCAGCTGGGCATCTTCCAGGTGGTGATGTCCCGAATCGGCATGGCTATCCCTGCTCTGA CCATACCCCCTGTAATTATGAGTgtgtgggagaaaagaaaattcttgaag CAAAGACCGTGGCTCATTGGGCCCCTGCAGGTGGGGCTGGTCGGCATTTG CCTGGTGTTTGCTACTCCCCTGTGCTGCGGTCTCTTCCCCCAGAGGAG CTCCATTCGAGTGTCCTGGCTGGAGCCGGAGCTCAGAGATCGGATCAAGAAGCAGAACCCCAACACTGAGGTCGTTTACTTCAACAAGGGACTGTGA